From the genome of Verrucomicrobiia bacterium, one region includes:
- a CDS encoding type II toxin-antitoxin system RelE/ParE family toxin — MSRAIKKSPLFHADVTSQFSWYVDEAGEELAWRFFNAVDQTLLKLSRQPDLGRRRRFRNPILQGLWSFPIVAPFQRFLIFYRVTEIHLEAWRLIHGARDLPRRLVESPGTE, encoded by the coding sequence ATGAGTCGAGCCATCAAAAAGTCGCCGCTGTTTCACGCTGACGTTACCAGCCAGTTCAGTTGGTATGTTGATGAAGCGGGCGAGGAACTGGCTTGGCGTTTCTTCAATGCCGTTGATCAAACCCTGCTCAAACTTTCTCGCCAACCCGACTTGGGCCGACGGCGGCGATTTCGGAATCCGATTCTGCAAGGATTGTGGTCTTTTCCGATCGTGGCCCCGTTTCAACGATTTCTGATTTTTTATCGCGTGACCGAAATTCATCTGGAAGCGTGGCGGCTGATCCACGGCGCGCGGGATTTACCGCGCCGATTGGTCGAGTCGCCCGGAACGGAATAA
- a CDS encoding porin family protein codes for MIAKRLFAATATLGLLLGTARAADWDAPFYADGVYGWYEAGPAYGQKATIRDFFGAPVGGTTLKFDPGFHFGIGIGQEITTFFKVEVESGFNYNGLDQITGATAASANFYRVPILANLILQYPNPAGIVPMIGAGIGGQWLHLDAQNIMFAGTTLRDDSDAWAFTYQGFAGIRYEFHERFSLGLFYRFNVADSPSWEFRNVPGNFKLNQLRTHSVSLTFGWTF; via the coding sequence ATGATTGCCAAACGACTTTTTGCCGCGACGGCCACCTTGGGGCTGCTGCTCGGTACGGCCCGCGCGGCGGACTGGGACGCTCCGTTCTATGCGGATGGAGTTTATGGTTGGTATGAGGCCGGCCCGGCGTACGGGCAAAAGGCCACCATCCGGGATTTTTTTGGCGCGCCGGTGGGCGGCACAACTTTGAAGTTTGATCCGGGATTCCATTTCGGCATCGGCATTGGCCAGGAAATCACCACTTTTTTCAAGGTCGAGGTGGAGAGCGGATTTAATTACAACGGCCTGGATCAAATCACGGGCGCCACGGCGGCCAGTGCGAATTTTTACCGCGTGCCGATCCTCGCCAACCTCATTCTGCAATATCCGAACCCTGCGGGTATTGTGCCGATGATCGGCGCGGGCATTGGCGGGCAATGGCTGCATTTGGACGCGCAAAACATCATGTTCGCCGGCACCACGCTGCGCGACGACAGCGACGCGTGGGCGTTCACGTATCAAGGATTCGCCGGCATTCGGTACGAGTTCCACGAACGCTTCAGTCTCGGTTTGTTCTATCGCTTCAACGTGGCGGACAGCCCGTCATGGGAGTTCCGCAACGTGCCGGGCAACTTCAAATTGAATCAGCTCCGCACGCACTCGGTTTCGCTGACGTTTGGTTGGACGTTTTGA
- a CDS encoding VCBS repeat-containing protein — protein MKNTIVWLALVAGSGISCTSANYYVHEFKRTQLTDKFWGEGATLGDLNRDGKKDLISGPFWYEGPDFKTRHEFYPATTTFQLKRADGTTQTVEGFEGALGVENKYSDNFFAYVYDFNGDQWNDILIIGFPGEATVWYENPKGQAGHWQKHLVLDVTDNESPTFTDITGDGVPDLVCCSKGFYGYAQLDPEHPTAPWKFHPISPNNNYHKFTHGMGVGDVNGDGRMDLLEKNGWWEQPASQAGDPVWTFHKFEFSPHGGAQMYAYDVNGDGLNDVITSYAAHGFGLLWYEQIRDGGNITFKPHVILSTEQKRVPNQYGVSFSEIHALDLVDMDGDGLKDIVTGKRFWSHGRTGDPDRNDAAVLYWFQLKRTPGGGAEFIPHLIDDASGVGTQIVATPNHDSKYPDLVVGNKRGTFYIEHLVRKVSEAEWKAAQPQPTP, from the coding sequence ATGAAGAACACCATCGTCTGGCTCGCTTTGGTCGCCGGTTCCGGTATTTCCTGCACCAGCGCCAACTATTACGTGCATGAATTCAAGCGCACCCAGTTGACCGACAAATTTTGGGGCGAAGGCGCAACGCTCGGCGACTTGAATCGCGACGGCAAGAAGGACCTGATTTCCGGACCGTTCTGGTATGAGGGGCCGGACTTCAAAACGCGCCACGAATTTTATCCCGCCACCACGACCTTCCAACTCAAGCGCGCGGATGGCACCACGCAGACCGTTGAAGGCTTTGAAGGCGCGCTCGGAGTGGAGAACAAGTATTCGGATAATTTCTTCGCTTATGTTTACGACTTCAACGGCGACCAGTGGAACGACATCCTCATCATCGGGTTTCCCGGTGAAGCCACCGTGTGGTACGAGAACCCGAAAGGTCAGGCGGGGCATTGGCAAAAACATCTGGTGCTGGATGTCACCGACAACGAATCGCCCACCTTTACCGACATCACCGGCGACGGGGTGCCGGATTTGGTCTGTTGCTCGAAGGGGTTCTACGGCTACGCGCAATTGGATCCGGAACACCCGACGGCGCCCTGGAAATTTCACCCCATTTCTCCAAACAATAATTATCACAAGTTCACGCACGGGATGGGCGTGGGTGACGTGAACGGCGATGGACGGATGGATTTACTGGAGAAGAACGGTTGGTGGGAACAACCCGCCTCCCAGGCGGGGGATCCCGTTTGGACATTCCACAAATTTGAGTTCAGTCCGCATGGCGGGGCGCAAATGTACGCCTACGACGTGAACGGCGATGGACTGAATGACGTCATCACGAGCTACGCCGCGCATGGATTCGGCTTGTTGTGGTATGAACAAATTCGTGACGGCGGCAACATCACGTTCAAACCGCACGTCATCCTCAGCACGGAACAAAAACGCGTTCCCAATCAATATGGGGTCTCTTTTTCCGAAATCCACGCGTTGGACCTGGTGGATATGGATGGCGACGGACTCAAAGACATCGTGACCGGAAAGCGCTTTTGGTCGCACGGACGCACCGGCGATCCCGATCGCAACGACGCCGCAGTTCTCTATTGGTTCCAACTCAAACGGACTCCGGGTGGTGGAGCGGAGTTTATTCCTCACTTGATTGATGATGCCTCGGGCGTGGGAACTCAAATCGTGGCCACGCCTAACCACGATTCAAAGTATCCCGATCTCGTCGTCGGCAATAAACGCGGCACGTTCTACATCGAACACCTCGTCCGCAAAGTCAGTGAAGCCGAATGGAAAGCCGCTCAGCCTCAACCGACACCATAA
- the mtgA gene encoding monofunctional biosynthetic peptidoglycan transglycosylase, translating into MKDPTQPIESGSTAKIKGTWRKAILGLGIVLLWLPIVQVLCLRWVNPPTTMPRLLWQLKYAFHPEKKSMPIRWLDLKDTPDDFVDAVIYAEDLSFFEHHGFDFGAIKTAIHESQVTGKPPRGASTITQQCARSTFLWQGRSWIRKGLEAYYSIWMELLLSKKRILTIYANVIELGDGVYGLEAGAYHHFGVSGKSLNAEQLSKLLAIMPNPKRWNPNDLPPAPQARQLWILDHINSLHGNRISTQWQRYPQGVIIMPANPPPTAAEIDRAR; encoded by the coding sequence ATGAAAGACCCAACCCAACCCATTGAGAGCGGCTCCACCGCGAAAATAAAAGGGACTTGGCGGAAGGCCATACTGGGGCTGGGAATCGTGTTGCTGTGGCTCCCCATAGTTCAAGTGCTTTGTCTGCGTTGGGTGAATCCGCCAACTACCATGCCGCGCCTGCTCTGGCAGTTGAAATATGCTTTCCACCCAGAAAAGAAATCCATGCCAATCCGTTGGCTTGATTTGAAGGATACCCCAGATGACTTTGTGGATGCGGTGATTTATGCCGAAGATTTGAGTTTCTTTGAGCATCATGGCTTTGACTTTGGGGCCATTAAAACCGCCATCCACGAATCGCAAGTCACCGGAAAGCCGCCGCGTGGTGCTTCCACCATCACCCAACAGTGCGCGCGTTCGACCTTTTTGTGGCAAGGCCGGTCTTGGATCCGTAAAGGATTGGAGGCCTATTACTCGATCTGGATGGAGTTGTTGCTCTCGAAGAAAAGAATTCTGACCATCTATGCAAATGTGATTGAGTTGGGTGATGGTGTCTATGGGCTGGAAGCGGGTGCATATCATCACTTCGGAGTTTCTGGAAAATCGCTAAATGCGGAGCAATTGTCAAAACTGCTCGCGATCATGCCCAATCCTAAAAGATGGAATCCCAACGATCTTCCTCCTGCTCCACAGGCTCGGCAACTGTGGATTCTGGATCATATCAACAGTCTCCACGGCAACCGCATTTCCACTCAATGGCAAAGATACCCTCAAGGTGTAATAATCATGCCTGCCAACCCGCCACCCACAGCTGCTGAGATTGATCGGGCACGCTGA
- a CDS encoding Glu/Leu/Phe/Val dehydrogenase, whose translation MDIYDHPTFHMACQQFDLVADHLQIPQEDRARLKYPKRALTVALPIHRDDGSTEVFFGHRVQHHLTLGPTKGGLRYHPDVTLGEVAALAMWMSWKCALAGLPYGGAKGGIACDPGKLSRAELERLTRRYTQEMIPFIGPQTDVMAPDVGTNPQVMAWMMDTYSAHKGRSVPSIVTGKPVGIGGSLGRKEATGRGVAYLINRATDTVGLDLHQCTAVVQGFGNVGSMAALSLARYGAKVIAVSDVNGGIYNAKGLDLVALEQYVASNRSVVGFPGAESVANEQLLLLPCDILVPAALERQITEANAGKIKCRILAEAANGPTTPEADVILNQRPEIFIIPDILCNAGGVVVSYFEWVQDLQSFFWGETEITDKLFRTLEAAFVQVVGLSRKQNIPMRLAALSVGVKRVHEAKQIRGLFP comes from the coding sequence ATGGATATCTACGATCATCCGACGTTTCACATGGCGTGCCAGCAATTTGATCTGGTGGCGGATCATTTACAGATTCCGCAGGAAGATCGGGCGCGGCTCAAGTATCCCAAGCGGGCGCTCACCGTTGCGCTGCCCATTCATCGCGACGACGGCTCGACCGAGGTTTTCTTCGGCCACCGGGTGCAGCACCATCTGACGCTCGGGCCTACCAAAGGCGGGTTGCGGTATCACCCGGACGTTACGCTGGGCGAAGTCGCCGCGCTGGCCATGTGGATGAGTTGGAAGTGCGCCCTGGCGGGATTGCCCTACGGTGGCGCCAAAGGCGGCATCGCCTGTGATCCGGGCAAACTTTCACGCGCAGAGCTGGAGCGTCTGACCCGGCGTTACACGCAGGAAATGATTCCGTTCATCGGCCCGCAAACGGATGTCATGGCGCCGGACGTGGGCACCAACCCGCAGGTGATGGCGTGGATGATGGACACTTACTCAGCGCACAAAGGGCGCTCGGTGCCGAGCATCGTCACCGGCAAACCGGTGGGAATCGGCGGTTCGCTCGGGCGCAAAGAAGCCACCGGACGCGGCGTGGCGTATCTGATCAATCGCGCCACCGACACGGTGGGACTGGATTTGCATCAATGCACGGCGGTCGTGCAAGGTTTCGGGAATGTTGGCAGCATGGCCGCGCTCTCCCTGGCGCGTTACGGGGCAAAGGTGATTGCGGTCAGCGACGTGAACGGCGGCATCTACAATGCCAAGGGCCTTGATTTGGTGGCGTTGGAGCAATATGTCGCCAGCAACCGGTCGGTCGTCGGTTTCCCCGGAGCAGAATCGGTTGCCAACGAGCAATTGTTGTTGTTGCCCTGCGACATCTTGGTGCCGGCGGCGTTGGAACGACAAATCACCGAAGCGAACGCCGGCAAAATCAAATGCCGCATTTTGGCGGAAGCGGCGAATGGCCCGACCACGCCCGAGGCCGACGTGATTTTGAACCAACGTCCGGAAATTTTCATCATTCCGGACATCCTCTGCAACGCGGGCGGCGTGGTGGTGAGCTACTTCGAGTGGGTGCAGGATTTACAAAGTTTCTTTTGGGGCGAAACGGAAATCACCGACAAGCTCTTCCGCACCTTGGAAGCGGCCTTTGTTCAGGTCGTCGGTCTGAGTCGGAAGCAAAACATCCCGATGCGCCTGGCGGCGTTGAGCGTGGGGGTGAAGCGGGTGCATGAAGCGAAGCAGATCCGAGGGTTGTTTCCCTAG
- a CDS encoding radical SAM protein, which yields MSETLVVNEIYLSLQGESTWAGLPCVFVRLTGCNLRCSFCDTAYAFTEGRKRDLGEVRAEVLRLAKPYQVKPFSLTPGFSPVTTPTRAAAVSTAFSIGPTAEAVKGHAATIPGLKSEANEMENVARLPLVELTGGEPLLQPNALTLMRQLCDDGFTVLVETSGALDIGKVDSRVHRIMDLKCPSSGEVERNRPDNIPLLRATDEIKFVIGTVEDYEWAKQQIAAHKLDEICPLLMSWVHPLRPEQQDKSLKRVPAGQTPLTRKELVERILADALPVRFQAQLHKIIWPPEQRGV from the coding sequence ATGTCCGAAACGCTGGTCGTCAACGAAATCTACCTGAGTTTGCAAGGAGAAAGCACCTGGGCCGGCCTGCCGTGTGTTTTCGTGCGGCTCACCGGATGCAACTTGCGTTGTTCGTTTTGCGACACGGCGTATGCGTTCACGGAAGGCAGGAAGCGCGACCTCGGCGAAGTGCGCGCGGAGGTGTTGCGGCTCGCGAAGCCGTATCAAGTTAAACCCTTCTCATTAACCCCGGGCTTCAGCCCGGTGACAACGCCAACCAGAGCCGCAGCCGTTTCAACGGCTTTCTCCATCGGACCAACCGCTGAAGCGGTTAAAGGTCACGCGGCGACCATCCCCGGGCTAAAGTCCGAGGCTAATGAGATGGAAAATGTCGCGCGTTTACCGCTGGTCGAATTAACCGGCGGCGAACCCCTGCTCCAACCCAATGCGCTCACGCTGATGCGACAGCTTTGCGACGACGGATTCACGGTTCTGGTGGAAACCAGCGGCGCACTGGACATTGGCAAAGTGGATTCGCGCGTACACCGCATCATGGATTTGAAATGCCCCAGCAGCGGTGAGGTGGAGCGGAATCGCCCCGACAATATTCCGCTGCTCCGGGCCACAGACGAAATCAAATTCGTTATCGGCACGGTGGAAGATTACGAGTGGGCCAAACAACAGATTGCCGCGCATAAACTCGACGAAATCTGCCCGTTGCTGATGTCTTGGGTGCATCCGTTGCGACCGGAGCAACAGGACAAATCGCTCAAGCGCGTGCCCGCCGGTCAAACCCCGCTCACGCGGAAGGAACTGGTTGAACGTATCCTTGCCGATGCTTTACCGGTGCGCTTTCAGGCGCAGTTGCACAAAATCATCTGGCCGCCGGAACAGAGAGGCGTTTAG
- a CDS encoding aspartate aminotransferase family protein — translation MTATETTLQLLRNYESRNITFMEADGSWPIVWARAQGVHVWDAEGKRYLDLTAAFGVAAAGHANRAVVRAGQKQMSTLLHAMGDVHPHALKAELARELSRITFERWNVAAFVRTRPTSSASTKRISRTLTSAATGKVIFSNSGFEAVEAALKTAMLVTSKRGIIAFEGAYHGLGYGALNATHREHFRAAFRPQLREFGHFLPFPRTRQELPPLARRIRELLRTKKVGAILVEPIQVRGGINIPPPDFLPQLRKLCDEYGALLVLDEIYTGFGRTGKWFACEHVGVTPDLICLGKALTGGFPLSACVGRAEIMDAAWPPSDGEAIHTSTFLGHPVGCAMALAQIRELRRRKLCERSAKLGPALLAQLRQLRGNASTLQYEVRGLGLLAGLELRQTDGAPATATALRVIKAMLQRGYILLPEGEHGNIVSFTPPLMITEAQLGRMVAELQKVLSHG, via the coding sequence ATGACAGCCACCGAAACCACGCTGCAACTCTTGCGTAACTACGAGTCGCGCAACATCACCTTCATGGAGGCAGACGGTTCGTGGCCGATCGTTTGGGCGCGTGCGCAGGGCGTCCATGTCTGGGATGCGGAAGGAAAGCGGTATCTGGATCTTACGGCGGCATTTGGAGTGGCGGCTGCCGGCCACGCCAATCGGGCGGTGGTGCGGGCCGGGCAAAAGCAAATGAGCACACTGCTGCACGCCATGGGCGACGTGCATCCGCACGCGCTCAAAGCGGAACTGGCGCGGGAGTTGAGCCGGATTACGTTCGAACGCTGGAACGTAGCTGCGTTCGTGAGAACGCGGCCAACTTCATCCGCCTCGACAAAAAGAATTAGCCGCACTCTCACGAGTGCAGCCACGGGCAAAGTCATCTTCAGCAACTCCGGCTTTGAGGCCGTGGAAGCCGCTTTGAAGACAGCAATGCTTGTCACAAGCAAACGCGGCATCATCGCGTTTGAAGGCGCGTATCATGGTCTGGGCTATGGCGCGTTGAACGCCACGCATCGCGAGCATTTTCGCGCCGCGTTCCGACCGCAGTTACGGGAGTTTGGCCACTTTTTACCCTTCCCCCGCACGCGCCAGGAACTGCCCCCGCTTGCCCGGCGTATCCGTGAATTACTGCGCACCAAAAAAGTGGGGGCTATTTTGGTGGAGCCGATTCAAGTGCGTGGCGGAATCAATATTCCGCCACCAGACTTTCTGCCGCAGTTGCGAAAACTTTGTGATGAGTACGGCGCGCTGCTCGTGTTGGACGAAATTTATACCGGCTTCGGACGTACCGGAAAATGGTTCGCGTGCGAGCATGTCGGCGTCACGCCGGATTTGATCTGTCTGGGCAAGGCGCTGACCGGTGGATTTCCACTTTCCGCTTGTGTGGGCCGCGCCGAAATCATGGACGCCGCCTGGCCGCCTTCGGATGGTGAGGCGATCCACACCAGCACCTTTCTCGGACATCCGGTCGGTTGCGCCATGGCGCTCGCTCAAATCCGCGAGTTGCGGCGCCGCAAACTTTGTGAACGCAGCGCGAAGCTAGGCCCGGCTCTACTAGCGCAACTGCGCCAACTTCGCGGCAACGCATCCACGCTCCAATACGAAGTGCGGGGACTGGGGCTGCTCGCTGGGTTGGAATTGCGCCAGACCGATGGTGCGCCAGCCACTGCGACCGCCTTGCGGGTCATCAAAGCCATGTTGCAACGCGGGTACATTTTGTTGCCCGAAGGTGAGCACGGTAACATCGTCAGTTTCACGCCGCCGCTGATGATTACGGAGGCGCAACTTGGCCGCATGGTGGCGGAGCTTCAAAAGGTTTTGAGCCACGGATGA
- the rsmA gene encoding 16S rRNA (adenine(1518)-N(6)/adenine(1519)-N(6))-dimethyltransferase RsmA, translating into MMKLSEMREWLDRRDIQLTKSLGQNFLHDAQQLQRIVDAGELTKADKVLEIGPGLGPLTELLLTQAGQVLAIEKDARLVAVLQERLGTPHSALRTPHFELIHADALEFIKRERRDWRDWKLVANLPYSVASPILVELAQSPLRPLRMTVTLQLEVAQRLMAQADDDDYGVLTLLLQLDYEPRDWFKIPASCFFPAPDVDSACVTLVRRETPLLAEEQHRTFVKIVKRAFSQRRKMMLKLLKTEWPLEKLQAAFAALNISPQERAEKLSLEQFVALTEKLVTD; encoded by the coding sequence ATGATGAAACTTTCCGAAATGCGCGAGTGGTTGGACCGGCGCGACATCCAGCTCACGAAATCGCTCGGGCAAAATTTCCTGCACGACGCGCAACAGTTGCAGCGCATCGTGGATGCGGGGGAGTTGACGAAAGCGGACAAGGTCTTGGAAATCGGGCCAGGCCTTGGACCGCTGACGGAATTACTGCTCACGCAAGCCGGCCAAGTGTTGGCCATCGAGAAAGACGCGCGCTTGGTGGCGGTATTGCAGGAGAGATTGGGTACTCCCCACTCCGCGCTCCGCACTCCGCACTTCGAACTGATTCACGCCGACGCACTGGAATTCATCAAACGCGAGCGCCGGGATTGGCGCGATTGGAAACTGGTGGCGAACCTGCCATATTCCGTGGCCTCACCGATTTTGGTGGAATTGGCGCAATCACCGCTCCGCCCGCTACGAATGACGGTGACGCTGCAATTGGAAGTGGCGCAGCGGTTGATGGCGCAGGCGGATGATGATGATTACGGCGTGCTGACGTTGTTACTCCAACTGGATTACGAACCGCGCGACTGGTTCAAAATTCCCGCGAGTTGTTTCTTTCCGGCGCCGGACGTGGATTCCGCCTGCGTGACCTTGGTGCGACGCGAGACGCCGCTGCTGGCGGAGGAACAACACCGGACGTTCGTGAAAATTGTGAAACGTGCGTTTTCGCAACGTCGGAAAATGATGTTGAAACTGCTCAAGACCGAATGGCCACTGGAAAAACTGCAGGCGGCGTTTGCGGCCTTGAACATTTCGCCGCAAGAACGGGCGGAGAAGTTGAGTTTGGAGCAGTTTGTGGCATTGACTGAAAAGCTGGTTACCGATTGA
- a CDS encoding type II toxin-antitoxin system VapB family antitoxin: protein MKTTIDIPDGVLKEAMRFTKAKTKREAVVTAVEDFNRRHRLAALAKRLHGSMPNFMTQAELQARREDSKWEAKP, encoded by the coding sequence ATGAAAACGACGATTGATATTCCAGATGGCGTGCTTAAAGAAGCCATGAGGTTCACCAAGGCAAAAACCAAGCGCGAGGCCGTGGTCACCGCGGTTGAGGATTTCAATCGCCGCCATCGGCTCGCCGCCTTGGCCAAGCGTCTGCACGGCTCGATGCCGAACTTCATGACGCAGGCGGAACTTCAGGCCAGGCGCGAGGACTCCAAATGGGAGGCCAAGCCGTGA
- a CDS encoding iron-sulfur cluster loop — protein MNDQAIRDRLVNHGRQILNSEQRTEKFTDIPAADALICDLDSRPHAFVLACVMDRQIKAEKAWLIPYELAARDSKLAGFSMEALEKLSLAEVQSLMLNPKPVHRFVEIMSKVFYSAIRHIKEKYRGDASRIWRGRPSSAEVVYRFLEFDGVGPKIANMATNILVRGFKIQFADYASIDISADVHVRRVFARLGLSASNASVEQIIYKARALHPEFPGIMDSPCWEIGRNWCKAGEPDCASCYMKDLCPTANGTL, from the coding sequence ATGAATGATCAAGCCATACGCGACCGACTGGTTAATCACGGTCGGCAAATACTGAACTCCGAACAAAGGACGGAAAAATTTACTGATATTCCCGCCGCAGACGCCTTAATTTGTGACTTGGATTCGCGACCTCACGCTTTTGTCTTGGCGTGTGTAATGGATCGTCAAATTAAGGCGGAAAAGGCGTGGCTCATCCCGTATGAACTTGCAGCGCGAGATTCAAAACTTGCAGGATTTTCGATGGAGGCACTTGAAAAGCTGTCTTTGGCCGAGGTGCAATCGCTTATGTTAAATCCAAAGCCTGTTCATCGATTTGTTGAGATAATGAGCAAGGTATTTTATTCGGCAATTCGACACATCAAGGAAAAATATCGTGGTGATGCCAGTCGGATCTGGAGAGGACGACCATCGAGCGCTGAAGTCGTCTATCGTTTTCTTGAATTTGATGGGGTTGGGCCAAAGATTGCAAACATGGCGACCAACATTCTCGTAAGAGGATTTAAAATTCAATTTGCTGACTACGCCTCGATAGACATTTCCGCCGATGTACATGTACGTCGGGTGTTCGCTCGCCTTGGTTTATCGGCGTCCAATGCCTCAGTCGAACAAATCATCTACAAAGCGCGAGCATTGCATCCGGAATTTCCTGGCATCATGGATTCGCCGTGTTGGGAGATTGGAAGAAACTGGTGTAAGGCTGGCGAGCCGGATTGCGCGAGCTGTTACATGAAAGATTTATGCCCTACAGCAAATGGAACTCTGTGA
- a CDS encoding type II toxin-antitoxin system HicB family antitoxin, whose translation MKFRVLIEPDEDGIFVAECPSLPGCISQGKTRAEAVTNIRDAIAGYLASLAKHNEPGPLPINEEVVEVSA comes from the coding sequence ATGAAATTTCGCGTGCTCATTGAGCCGGATGAGGATGGCATTTTTGTGGCGGAATGTCCGTCGCTCCCCGGATGCATTTCCCAAGGGAAAACCCGCGCCGAAGCGGTCACCAACATTCGGGACGCCATCGCCGGCTATCTGGCCAGCCTTGCCAAGCACAATGAGCCGGGACCGTTGCCAATCAACGAAGAAGTGGTCGAGGTTTCCGCATGA
- a CDS encoding type II toxin-antitoxin system HicA family toxin: protein MSKQPVCSGADAVKVFRKIGYEVDHQTGSHIILRHASGRRLTIPNHRELAKGTLRAIIREAGITKDEFSALL from the coding sequence ATGAGCAAACAGCCGGTTTGCTCGGGAGCGGACGCGGTGAAAGTCTTCCGCAAGATCGGCTACGAGGTGGATCATCAAACCGGCAGCCACATCATTCTGCGTCACGCCAGTGGCCGGCGGCTGACCATCCCAAACCATCGGGAACTCGCCAAGGGAACGTTACGGGCAATCATCCGGGAAGCGGGTATCACAAAGGACGAATTCAGTGCGTTGTTGTGA
- a CDS encoding NUDIX domain-containing protein, whose amino-acid sequence MTEEIFDVVNERDEVIGQAPRKEVHAKQLRHRAVHVLVFNARGEVFLQKRSQWKDTARGQWDSSASGHVDAGETYDACAVRELREEIGLHLAKPPERILRVGPCVETGFEFVWVYRCENEGPFTLHPEEIERGDWFIPEKVTCWTMEHPEELASAFVLIWGLLRQQAPMGRPKNP is encoded by the coding sequence ATGACCGAAGAAATTTTTGATGTCGTCAACGAGCGCGATGAAGTCATAGGACAAGCGCCGCGCAAGGAAGTCCACGCGAAGCAACTGCGCCATCGCGCCGTGCATGTGTTGGTGTTCAACGCGCGCGGCGAGGTGTTTTTGCAAAAGCGCTCGCAGTGGAAGGACACGGCCAGGGGGCAGTGGGATTCTTCCGCGAGCGGGCATGTGGATGCGGGCGAGACGTATGACGCCTGTGCCGTTCGTGAATTGCGCGAGGAAATCGGACTCCATCTTGCCAAACCGCCGGAGCGGATTCTGCGGGTTGGGCCGTGTGTCGAAACTGGTTTCGAGTTTGTCTGGGTTTATCGCTGTGAAAATGAAGGTCCGTTCACGTTACACCCGGAGGAAATTGAGCGTGGCGACTGGTTTATACCCGAAAAGGTGACCTGTTGGACGATGGAACATCCCGAGGAGTTGGCCTCGGCTTTCGTGTTGATTTGGGGGCTGTTGAGGCAGCAAGCGCCGATGGGTCGTCCGAAAAATCCCTGA
- the acpP gene encoding acyl carrier protein: MSEKSIEQRIKDIIVEQLGVKPEQVTPEAKFIEDLGADSLDTVELVMALEEEFGSEIPDEQAEKLQSVGDVIRYVEDQQK; the protein is encoded by the coding sequence ATGTCTGAAAAATCAATCGAACAACGCATCAAGGATATCATCGTCGAGCAGCTCGGGGTGAAACCAGAACAAGTCACACCCGAAGCCAAGTTCATTGAGGATTTGGGCGCGGACTCTCTGGACACAGTCGAGTTGGTCATGGCGCTGGAAGAAGAATTCGGCAGCGAGATCCCCGACGAACAAGCGGAAAAACTGCAGAGCGTGGGCGACGTCATCCGCTACGTGGAAGACCAGCAGAAATAA